A genome region from Lutra lutra chromosome 11, mLutLut1.2, whole genome shotgun sequence includes the following:
- the LOC125080884 gene encoding 60S ribosomal protein L39, with protein sequence MSSHKTFRIKRFLAKKQKQNRPIPQWIRMKTGNKIRYNSKRRHWRRTKLGL encoded by the coding sequence ATGTCTTCTCACAAGACTTTCAGGATCAAGCGGTTCctggccaagaaacaaaagcagaatcgtCCCATTCCCCAGTGGATTCGGATGAAAACTGGTAATAAAATCAGGTACAACTCCAAGAGGAGGCACTGGAGGAGAACCAAGCTGGGTCTCTAA